A stretch of the Acanthopagrus latus isolate v.2019 chromosome 9, fAcaLat1.1, whole genome shotgun sequence genome encodes the following:
- the LOC119025910 gene encoding macrophage receptor MARCO-like isoform X2, translated as MLTQLLLGWTALLACLQPAAPSVTTRFPSSRNSRWSARKCEVFIPPPLPPPLFPPVKRKAELMVDITEHITGAKGEKGCRGPRGPEGQPGVKGPEGDPGTQGAMGQPGQKGEKGDRGWRGLYGDIGTPGMIKGTKGRKGFRGDKGAKGKTGPPGEKAERGTTGLSGEKGDPGLRGDAGLRGEQGTRGVPGGRGTMGLKGSRGPTGKSGRPGPAGLPGLTGEPGLPGQVYILPGLQGDTGDRGPSAKCNCSPVQPPEPVLDRVKTIVLHDC; from the exons ATGCTGACTCAGCTGCTTTTGGGATGGACTGCCTTGCTCGCTTGCCTCCAGccagctgctccctctgtcaCAACCA gGTTTCCATCTAGCAGAAACAGCAGGTGGTCAGCTCGGAAATGTGAAgtcttcatccctcctcctcttccaccacctttgtttcctccagtcAAACGAAAAGCAGAGCTGATG GTGGATATAACGGAACACATCACAGGAGCCAAAGGGGAAAAG GGCTGCAGAGGACCCAGAGGACCTGAG GGCCAGCCTGGTGTGAAGGGTCCAGAAGGAGATCCTGGAACACAAGGAGCGATGGGACAGCCAGGTCAAAAG ggagagaagggggaCAGAGGCTGGCGGGGCCTGTATGGAGACATAGGAACTCCTGGCATGATAAAG ggCACTAAGGGACGAAAGGGATTCAGG GGTGATAAAGGTGCGAAAGGAAAGACAGGACCCCCTGGGGAGAAG GCTGAGCGGGGCACCACTGGACTGTCAGGAGAGAAG GGTGACCCAGGTCTGCGGGGCGATGCAGGTCTGAGGGGTGAGCAAGGAACCAGAGGGGTGCCTGGAGGCAGAGGCACCATG GGGTTGAAGGGATCTCGTGGACCTACGGGAAAGTCAGGACGTCCTGGACCTGCAGGACTGCCTGGTCTGACTGGAGAGCCTGGACTACCCGGACAAG TGTACATCCTACCTGGCCTGCAGGGAGACACAGGAGATCGAGGTCCATCAGCCAAATGCAACTGTTCACCGGTTCAACCCCCAGAACCAGTGCTGGACAGAGTCAAGACg ATCGTCTTGCATGATTGTTGA
- the LOC119025910 gene encoding acetylcholinesterase collagenic tail peptide-like isoform X1 — MLTQLLLGWTALLACLQPAAPSVTTRFPSSRNSRWSARKCEVFIPPPLPPPLFPPVKRKAELMVDITEHITGAKGEKGCRGPRGPEGQPGVKGPEGDPGTQGAMGQPGQKGEKGDRGWRGLYGDIGTPGMIKGTKGRKGFRGDKGAKGKTGPPGEKAERGTTGLSGEKGDPGLRGDAGLRGEQGTRGVPGGRGTMGLKGSRGPTGKSGRPGPAGLPGLTGEPGLPGQVYILPGLQGDTGDRGPSAKCNCSPVQPPEPVLDRVKTVYIADGEKQMRRLRGENVMVLRTDRRALYIYTESQWINVLEDPRH; from the exons ATGCTGACTCAGCTGCTTTTGGGATGGACTGCCTTGCTCGCTTGCCTCCAGccagctgctccctctgtcaCAACCA gGTTTCCATCTAGCAGAAACAGCAGGTGGTCAGCTCGGAAATGTGAAgtcttcatccctcctcctcttccaccacctttgtttcctccagtcAAACGAAAAGCAGAGCTGATG GTGGATATAACGGAACACATCACAGGAGCCAAAGGGGAAAAG GGCTGCAGAGGACCCAGAGGACCTGAG GGCCAGCCTGGTGTGAAGGGTCCAGAAGGAGATCCTGGAACACAAGGAGCGATGGGACAGCCAGGTCAAAAG ggagagaagggggaCAGAGGCTGGCGGGGCCTGTATGGAGACATAGGAACTCCTGGCATGATAAAG ggCACTAAGGGACGAAAGGGATTCAGG GGTGATAAAGGTGCGAAAGGAAAGACAGGACCCCCTGGGGAGAAG GCTGAGCGGGGCACCACTGGACTGTCAGGAGAGAAG GGTGACCCAGGTCTGCGGGGCGATGCAGGTCTGAGGGGTGAGCAAGGAACCAGAGGGGTGCCTGGAGGCAGAGGCACCATG GGGTTGAAGGGATCTCGTGGACCTACGGGAAAGTCAGGACGTCCTGGACCTGCAGGACTGCCTGGTCTGACTGGAGAGCCTGGACTACCCGGACAAG TGTACATCCTACCTGGCCTGCAGGGAGACACAGGAGATCGAGGTCCATCAGCCAAATGCAACTGTTCACCGGTTCAACCCCCAGAACCAGTGCTGGACAGAGTCAAGACg GTCTATATtgcagatggagagaaacagaTGAGGAGGCTGCGGGGGGAGAACGTGATGGTGCTGAGGACAGACCGAAGAGCTCTGTACATCTACACCGAGTCTCAATGGATCAACGTTCTg GAGGACCCAAGACACTGA